A genomic stretch from Erysipelothrix sp. HDW6C includes:
- the msrA gene encoding peptide-methionine (S)-S-oxide reductase MsrA, which yields MTTRDFKHIVVAGGCFWGVEEYYHRLKGIIDTQVGYANGNGDSVTYREVCSGTTGHVEAVMLTYNQTVISLDKILEHLFRMIDPTTRNRQANDIGTQYRTGIYYTNDQDNDTINQYIDSIKANYKDTIVTEVLPLENFVVAEPEHQMYLEGNPGGYCHIDFSVIQPNELKEEYLR from the coding sequence ATGACTACACGAGATTTTAAACACATCGTCGTTGCAGGCGGCTGTTTTTGGGGCGTCGAGGAATACTACCACCGACTCAAAGGTATTATTGATACGCAAGTTGGTTATGCAAATGGAAATGGAGACTCTGTGACATATCGTGAGGTATGCAGTGGGACAACGGGACATGTTGAAGCCGTTATGCTTACTTACAATCAAACGGTAATTTCATTGGATAAAATTCTCGAACATCTCTTCCGAATGATTGATCCCACAACAAGAAACCGTCAGGCGAATGATATTGGAACACAATATCGCACAGGAATCTACTATACTAACGATCAGGATAACGATACTATAAACCAATACATTGACAGTATCAAAGCTAATTACAAAGATACCATTGTAACGGAAGTCTTACCCTTAGAAAATTTTGTAGTTGCTGAACCCGAACACCAAATGTACCTTGAAGGCAATCCTGGAGGTTACTGCCACATCGACTTTTCTGTCATTCAACCCAATGAATTAAAAGAAGAGTATTTGCGATAA
- a CDS encoding tyrosine-protein phosphatase, translating to MSELINFRDFGGYPTTDGRRVKKDIFFRCGSYRDLTEEDRHYIKSLNIQNLCDYRERHEIDKDERQSELSKRVHTISASEHLGAFEEDPQAPYTVLSTEGMIEFYERLVFDNPAYINVFELLQNENAVPYLHNCTAGKDRTGIASALILLALGVDEEIVMYDYLKSLEAFDAILENEVRRLKPNRTTESLYHKMPGIIVKPSYLLAAFETIKEKYGDFATYFEKEFSLDEQGLESLRLRFTE from the coding sequence ATGAGTGAACTAATTAATTTTCGTGACTTTGGGGGATATCCCACTACAGACGGACGTCGCGTAAAAAAAGATATTTTCTTCAGATGTGGATCCTACCGCGATTTGACAGAAGAAGACCGTCATTACATTAAATCATTGAATATTCAAAACTTGTGTGACTATCGCGAACGACATGAAATTGACAAAGACGAGCGTCAAAGCGAACTCTCAAAGCGAGTCCATACGATTTCAGCTTCGGAACATTTGGGTGCTTTTGAAGAAGACCCACAAGCACCATACACGGTTCTTTCTACAGAGGGGATGATTGAATTCTACGAGCGTCTCGTATTTGATAACCCTGCATACATTAATGTTTTTGAACTCTTGCAAAATGAGAATGCAGTTCCCTATCTTCATAACTGTACGGCTGGGAAAGATCGCACAGGGATTGCCAGTGCTCTTATCTTACTCGCATTGGGTGTGGATGAGGAAATCGTGATGTATGACTACTTGAAGTCGCTTGAAGCATTTGATGCGATATTGGAAAATGAAGTACGTCGTTTAAAACCGAATCGTACGACTGAGTCCCTGTATCATAAAATGCCGGGAATCATTGTGAAACCTTCATATTTGTTGGCGGCATTTGAAACAATAAAAGAAAAGTATGGCGACTTTGCGACATACTTTGAAAAAGAATTCTCATTGGATGAACAGGGACTTGAGTCCTTGCGTCTTCGGTTTACAGAATAG
- a CDS encoding metallophosphoesterase, with protein sequence MKRLLLILLATILVGCTQKPADHVATIDTNIQTDIKDLRIVFASDLHYLSPELITEGAFFESSVRKGDGKMLLDMELITDAFINNMLALKPNAVVLTGDITLNGERKSHEDLAAKLNILTDAGIQVLVTAGNHDLNNPNARRYNEDSVSKVESVDSLTFARIYENQGFAPSNPMDKDSLSYVAPLSKDVWLFMMEANTGDLLSGELSDETYAWLEGQLIEAKKNNITPLFAMHHNIMNHSQLIYEGFTVNNAPRLRKLLIEYNVKLAFSGHIHTQSISKTSEGELYDIASGALSVYPLQFGVLDIDQDLNANYKTQSINTGVEGFDKKAETFFYELAFDKRLRGWDTEYFTEAEKEEVAHTFALLNLEYFAGRAITDPEYFRNLTGYKLVVEREFEMTLEYFDSILEETRDSRQLSINLKQ encoded by the coding sequence ATGAAACGACTTTTATTAATACTACTTGCAACAATACTGGTTGGCTGTACTCAAAAACCAGCGGACCACGTCGCAACCATAGATACTAATATTCAAACCGATATTAAAGATTTACGCATTGTTTTCGCGAGCGACTTGCATTATCTCAGTCCCGAACTGATTACTGAAGGAGCTTTCTTTGAATCTTCCGTACGTAAAGGGGATGGTAAAATGCTCCTTGATATGGAACTTATTACCGATGCATTCATCAACAATATGTTAGCATTGAAACCCAACGCAGTTGTTCTAACGGGCGACATTACATTAAATGGCGAGAGAAAAAGCCACGAAGACCTCGCTGCAAAACTGAACATTCTTACCGATGCTGGAATTCAAGTACTTGTTACTGCCGGGAACCACGACCTCAATAACCCTAACGCTCGACGCTATAATGAAGACAGCGTGAGTAAGGTCGAAAGTGTCGACTCATTAACATTCGCAAGAATATACGAAAACCAAGGGTTTGCACCAAGCAATCCAATGGACAAGGATTCATTGAGCTATGTTGCACCACTTTCTAAGGATGTTTGGTTATTTATGATGGAAGCAAATACTGGCGACCTTCTGAGTGGCGAATTATCCGATGAGACATATGCCTGGTTGGAAGGTCAACTTATCGAAGCCAAAAAGAATAACATTACTCCCCTCTTCGCAATGCACCACAACATCATGAATCATAGCCAACTCATCTATGAAGGTTTTACCGTCAACAATGCACCGCGTCTGCGAAAACTACTTATTGAATACAATGTAAAACTGGCATTCTCAGGACACATCCATACTCAAAGCATCTCAAAAACAAGCGAGGGTGAGCTGTATGACATTGCGTCCGGAGCTCTTAGTGTCTATCCATTACAGTTTGGAGTCCTTGATATTGATCAAGATCTCAATGCAAACTATAAAACCCAAAGTATAAATACTGGCGTTGAAGGTTTTGATAAGAAAGCAGAAACATTCTTCTATGAACTCGCCTTCGATAAGCGTTTGCGTGGATGGGATACTGAGTACTTTACAGAAGCTGAGAAAGAAGAAGTCGCACACACATTTGCACTTCTTAATCTCGAGTATTTTGCCGGGAGAGCCATTACAGATCCTGAATATTTCCGTAATCTCACGGGATATAAACTAGTGGTTGAACGTGAGTTTGAAATGACACTCGAATATTTCGATTCCATTCTCGAAGAAACACGCGATTCTCGTCAGCTTTCGATTAATCTTAAGCAATAA
- a CDS encoding toxin Cry1Ac domain D-VI-related protein has translation MTSFLNRRFQSHGKRGIAVLLTLGMVLTTISINQFIYADTPPTHEEIHATHVHNLVAGAINTNPSFQYSDGESTISGWSIKTALVLGILPVSVKIDGTLDGRAKLNLTSVGSLVGFDTYTSTLPLSNQEESLAVEKKKVNPAIFSEPKYTFEQTISTVNNKDYVVEARVNNPSGVTLILAVDGITTIPPIIGSKVQNDTIGDVTFYERFKGTNSNSSNRTYSLTETATINNTPVTLKSVVVYEKADHDKVLLIREVLKNDDTNSHLVDKTYTSLLTSYNAIKDMDTSTVVQPSLSPELQIRIADARALMTPIISLNDRIVAMTTTTPITDVLTIKEDLRAIKTSNPKVYTELLGKITAKELDYWTANVDGLITSNGLIAAENLDIAKSLLETIQGLTGVDETKKAALVNKLSTAINATDLVNATSLVDALFKNPTQAPLVIVDGLSQTAIDTARTAVTQLPAGPAKDALATKVNDAQTQYDAKRAALINDATTKVNALFEADGITIKETLTQTEIAAAQTAVNLLDDSEVKTELQGQIDNAKEQLVQQTTLANLLGIVQDLFDSGDAINNNSYKLKNVTTARTALVQAQTELATLSASSGTARYQTIDALIKRGNDIITIEDALTTLNTAFDFTTFDTALDTLNGMKEAGHAETVNLAAMRTRLYETLTAHATTLNTDVFAYFTDTNYDDITPDLTQTKLDALKSRFADFADYQSLISPTLYTKIADTLATLQNFLDKQTLVSAFFTDATMATVKEPISESSLTSAIQTITAMDEGAMKDRLLDKLAEVSQRNTEIKDDDTMTDLSNQIKALYTDSSLTALKDTSTALSIDAIQTLIDGVTNDANKASLQTSLNHAKKLLIERTLTQEVDALFEDGVIKASVSEAALDTLLAKVSENTVINTTLKTALIDRIMGAKAQYFNIYFTNAVDAFFTDESHLAIKLPLTQAEIDALIEAIGDNEHLLTVDKETLLNNLSTATRLLTEHNLKIDVAALFDDGILVDSVTSQTLQSLDARIQLLEDGPIKTALVSQLNDARQQFTTRDIRTAIEGLFTEDNELETHVTQTTIDALQTRVENATVLSDPDRSAFIAELTRAEQLLTNRILTGDIAALFENDALKPRVTLLEINELSDRVNNLPNGNIKDLLLEQVRNAKQQYLTNQMQSDINNLYSGGALKPGVTQGYIDTLMQRLNDISDPTTRSSFQQQLDSAKAKLEQRFYNDAIKQLETQRDALFANSKKDDIAKGLTEAQINALRNDVKLLSDSPNKSALLNSLDTLSAMVTARDRANGLFTAQNTLRSDVTQSHIDAVKELIGLIPNGTLRNTLNTEIDRAQTQLNQRTNPKTPQPGTTPKPIGTLTPNTKPDTAPEKETITTPEKPDAVPVTTTKGETPPQTNAPSPFTLTIENISASPLPIALGVGGLAAFTGLLFFIVRRRHKDDNV, from the coding sequence ATGACATCTTTTCTAAACCGCAGATTTCAATCCCATGGTAAACGAGGGATCGCCGTATTGCTCACATTAGGAATGGTCTTAACCACCATATCCATCAATCAATTTATCTATGCAGATACACCTCCTACCCATGAAGAGATTCACGCTACTCATGTTCATAATCTAGTGGCTGGTGCCATCAACACGAATCCTAGTTTTCAATATTCTGATGGTGAATCAACAATTAGTGGTTGGTCAATAAAAACAGCCCTTGTTCTTGGCATTTTACCCGTGAGTGTAAAGATAGACGGAACCTTAGACGGACGCGCAAAATTGAACCTTACCTCTGTTGGGTCGTTGGTTGGTTTTGATACTTATACTTCTACATTACCACTTTCGAATCAAGAAGAGTCTTTGGCAGTTGAAAAAAAGAAAGTCAATCCCGCAATTTTTTCTGAGCCTAAGTATACGTTTGAGCAGACCATATCAACGGTTAACAATAAGGATTATGTTGTTGAGGCACGCGTTAACAATCCGTCCGGCGTGACCCTCATCCTTGCTGTTGATGGTATTACCACAATTCCGCCCATTATCGGGTCTAAAGTTCAAAACGATACCATTGGAGACGTTACATTTTATGAACGTTTTAAGGGTACAAATTCAAACAGCAGTAATCGAACTTACTCACTAACGGAAACTGCCACCATAAACAACACTCCAGTTACATTGAAGTCCGTTGTAGTTTACGAAAAGGCTGATCATGACAAGGTTCTCTTGATTCGTGAAGTTTTAAAAAATGATGATACCAACTCACATCTTGTTGATAAGACATATACGAGCCTTCTCACAAGTTACAACGCTATAAAAGATATGGATACGAGTACCGTTGTACAGCCCAGTCTAAGTCCTGAACTTCAAATTCGCATCGCTGATGCTCGTGCATTGATGACGCCAATCATCAGTTTAAATGATCGAATTGTTGCAATGACAACAACGACGCCAATCACAGATGTATTAACGATAAAAGAAGATCTACGCGCCATTAAAACTAGCAATCCAAAAGTCTACACCGAGCTCCTTGGAAAAATAACTGCGAAAGAGTTGGATTATTGGACTGCAAATGTCGATGGACTCATCACTTCAAATGGACTCATCGCTGCGGAAAATCTCGATATCGCAAAATCGCTCTTAGAAACGATTCAGGGTTTGACGGGTGTTGACGAAACCAAGAAAGCAGCCTTAGTAAACAAATTATCAACTGCAATTAATGCAACCGACTTGGTAAATGCAACATCACTTGTTGATGCACTCTTCAAAAACCCTACACAAGCACCTCTAGTGATTGTCGACGGACTGTCGCAAACCGCAATTGATACAGCACGGACAGCCGTGACACAACTCCCTGCGGGGCCTGCTAAAGACGCATTGGCAACAAAAGTAAACGACGCACAAACACAGTACGATGCAAAACGTGCGGCACTCATTAACGATGCCACAACTAAAGTCAACGCCCTTTTTGAGGCAGATGGAATCACCATTAAGGAAACTCTCACTCAGACTGAAATCGCAGCAGCACAAACGGCAGTGAATTTACTGGATGATTCTGAAGTTAAAACCGAATTGCAAGGACAGATTGATAACGCCAAAGAACAACTCGTCCAACAAACAACCTTGGCAAACTTACTGGGAATTGTTCAAGATCTGTTTGACAGTGGTGACGCCATCAATAACAACAGTTATAAATTAAAGAATGTTACAACAGCTCGCACTGCACTTGTACAAGCGCAGACTGAACTCGCTACACTGAGTGCCTCCTCAGGTACAGCACGCTATCAAACAATTGATGCACTCATTAAACGCGGGAATGATATTATCACTATCGAAGATGCGCTTACTACATTGAATACTGCATTTGATTTTACGACCTTCGATACTGCACTCGACACTTTAAACGGCATGAAAGAAGCAGGGCATGCCGAAACTGTGAATCTTGCTGCAATGCGAACACGTCTATACGAAACATTAACAGCACATGCAACGACGCTCAACACCGATGTATTCGCATACTTCACGGATACAAATTATGATGATATTACACCTGATTTAACACAAACAAAATTAGATGCATTGAAATCTCGATTTGCTGATTTCGCAGATTATCAAAGCCTCATTTCTCCAACGCTATACACAAAAATCGCGGATACATTAGCAACATTGCAAAACTTCCTTGATAAACAAACACTTGTGAGTGCATTCTTTACAGATGCAACAATGGCAACAGTAAAAGAGCCAATTAGTGAGTCGTCACTTACAAGTGCCATTCAAACCATTACCGCTATGGATGAGGGAGCAATGAAAGATCGATTGTTGGATAAACTGGCTGAAGTATCTCAACGGAACACTGAAATTAAAGATGATGACACCATGACCGATCTCAGCAATCAAATTAAAGCTCTCTACACAGATTCATCGCTTACCGCCCTTAAGGATACATCAACAGCACTATCAATTGATGCAATTCAAACATTGATTGACGGAGTTACAAATGATGCGAATAAGGCAAGTTTACAAACAAGCCTCAATCACGCAAAGAAACTATTAATCGAACGCACGTTAACACAAGAGGTTGACGCCCTCTTCGAGGATGGTGTAATCAAAGCATCCGTCAGCGAAGCAGCGCTGGATACACTCCTTGCAAAAGTAAGTGAAAATACCGTTATCAATACCACATTGAAAACAGCCCTTATTGATCGCATCATGGGCGCCAAGGCACAATATTTCAATATTTACTTCACCAACGCAGTGGATGCATTCTTTACAGATGAATCTCATTTAGCAATCAAGCTTCCACTTACACAAGCAGAAATTGATGCCTTGATCGAAGCAATCGGTGATAACGAACACTTACTCACTGTCGACAAAGAAACGCTTCTTAACAATCTATCTACCGCAACACGTCTCTTAACTGAGCACAATTTAAAGATCGATGTTGCTGCTCTTTTCGATGATGGAATCCTTGTCGATTCTGTTACATCACAGACATTGCAATCCTTGGATGCGCGTATACAATTGCTCGAAGATGGACCGATTAAAACAGCGCTCGTCTCACAATTAAACGACGCACGCCAACAATTTACAACACGTGACATTCGTACCGCGATTGAAGGTCTCTTTACTGAAGATAACGAGTTAGAGACTCACGTGACACAAACAACGATTGACGCACTCCAAACTCGCGTTGAGAATGCAACAGTTTTATCAGACCCAGATCGCAGTGCATTCATAGCAGAACTTACCCGGGCTGAACAATTGCTCACGAATCGAATCCTTACTGGAGATATCGCAGCTTTATTTGAGAATGATGCCCTTAAACCACGCGTAACACTTTTGGAAATAAATGAATTAAGTGATCGCGTCAACAACTTACCGAACGGTAACATTAAGGATTTATTATTAGAGCAGGTTCGCAATGCGAAACAACAATATCTTACGAACCAAATGCAATCAGACATCAATAACCTTTATAGTGGTGGAGCGTTGAAGCCTGGAGTGACTCAAGGATACATTGATACATTAATGCAACGACTCAACGACATTAGTGATCCAACAACGCGTTCCTCATTCCAACAACAATTGGATAGTGCAAAAGCAAAACTGGAACAACGATTCTACAATGATGCCATCAAACAACTCGAAACACAACGTGATGCATTGTTTGCCAACAGTAAGAAAGATGATATCGCAAAAGGACTCACCGAAGCGCAAATTAACGCACTCCGTAACGATGTTAAATTGTTGTCTGATTCTCCAAATAAATCAGCCCTTTTAAACTCTCTTGATACCTTAAGCGCGATGGTTACAGCAAGAGATCGTGCAAACGGATTATTCACAGCACAGAACACATTGCGAAGTGATGTTACCCAATCACACATCGATGCCGTGAAGGAACTCATTGGGCTTATTCCAAATGGAACATTGCGAAACACTCTAAACACTGAAATCGATCGCGCACAGACACAATTGAATCAACGCACAAATCCCAAAACACCACAACCCGGTACCACACCAAAACCAATCGGTACCCTAACGCCGAACACAAAACCTGATACAGCACCTGAAAAAGAAACTATCACAACACCTGAAAAACCTGATGCAGTTCCTGTCACAACAACGAAAGGAGAAACACCACCACAAACAAATGCACCTTCACCGTTTACACTAACGATTGAAAACATTTCGGCATCTCCACTTCCGATTGCACTTGGTGTAGGGGGACTCGCAGCATTTACTGGATTGTTATTCTTCATTGTAAGAAGACGTCACAAAGACGACAATGTATAA
- the nrdG gene encoding anaerobic ribonucleoside-triphosphate reductase activating protein, with amino-acid sequence MKIRLSSFISDSIVDGEGIRTVIFTQGCPHNCPGCHNQKSIPFEGGTEIGVDEVIEKVLDADLKKVTFSGGEPFVQAEALYHIAKALKEQGYNLWSYTGFKYEALIRHHDPYVQKLLGLLDIVIDGRFMIRKKSMSALFRGSSNQRIIDVPASLASGNVVVSSVYVDPDEGDNDRDEDIFI; translated from the coding sequence ATGAAAATAAGACTTTCATCATTTATATCTGATTCAATCGTCGATGGCGAAGGCATCCGCACGGTAATATTTACCCAAGGGTGCCCACACAATTGCCCAGGGTGTCACAATCAAAAATCCATTCCTTTTGAAGGTGGTACGGAAATCGGCGTTGATGAAGTTATTGAAAAAGTATTGGACGCTGACTTAAAGAAGGTTACATTTTCAGGTGGTGAGCCCTTTGTTCAAGCAGAAGCACTCTATCATATTGCGAAAGCACTCAAAGAGCAAGGTTATAACCTTTGGTCCTATACAGGATTTAAATATGAAGCACTCATTCGCCATCATGACCCCTATGTTCAAAAATTACTTGGGTTACTTGATATCGTAATTGATGGACGCTTCATGATTCGTAAAAAAAGCATGTCCGCATTATTTCGCGGCTCATCAAACCAAAGAATCATTGATGTCCCTGCATCCCTTGCATCAGGAAATGTTGTTGTATCATCAGTCTATGTTGATCCAGATGAAGGCGATAACGATCGTGATGAAGACATTTTTATCTAA
- a CDS encoding anaerobic ribonucleoside triphosphate reductase, which produces MDTITILKRDNQKSKFNGEKIAVAVKKGFDSLESDKYTSDDVNHVYSAVLAQIEEIAKREDFISIEHIQDLIERELLRQNFTDVYESFASYRNRRNESRKIFISKQHKFLKAIEKLNQKEAIDNDDKRENANVDGNSPMGMMLQFGSTISKEFAKAYQMDQDYYEAHDSGQIHIHDMDFLPMGTTTCNQINLEQLFENGFSTGHGHLRKPKDIMSYTALAAIAIQSNQNDQHGGQSIPAFDYYMAPGVLLTFKKQLKQRIYDFLEISELLDTSDMKGIIKHVDNLDSLTIDTKEFAKFVNDNPQALRIIDKAYDKAVRVTDRITFQAMEAFIHNLNTMHSRAGAQVPFSSINFGTDISPEGRMVVENYLKALDKGLGKGETPIFPISIFKVKEGVNYFPEDVNYDLFKLSIKVSAKRLFPNFSFIDSPFNKEYYREGNYASEVAYMGCRTRVMSDINDPEDQTVVGRGNLSFTSLNLVRLGIKHGILNNEKADMVAFYEELDHLLELMKEQMLERYRIQCSKSTANFKFLLGQGVWKNSKSLKPKDNLHKVYKHGTLAFGFIGLAECLKALTGKHHGESDASQKLGLEIVQYMRDKADAYAQETKMNFSLIATPAEGLAGRFVGIDRSIFGNIEGITNRDYYTNSFHVPVYYDISIADKLRLEAPYHAMTNGGHITYVELDGDTTQNLEAFEEVVRLMHDAQIGYGAVNHPVDRDPDCGYTGIINDECPSCGRLETDGDYGFERIRRITGYLVGTLDRFNDAKRSEENDRVKHNLL; this is translated from the coding sequence ATGGATACAATTACAATCTTAAAAAGAGATAATCAAAAATCCAAATTTAATGGTGAAAAAATAGCCGTAGCAGTTAAAAAGGGCTTTGATTCCTTAGAGTCTGATAAATACACTTCAGACGATGTGAATCATGTTTATAGTGCTGTCTTGGCACAAATTGAAGAAATCGCAAAACGCGAGGACTTTATTTCAATCGAACACATTCAAGATCTTATAGAACGTGAACTTCTACGTCAAAACTTTACGGATGTTTATGAATCCTTTGCATCCTACCGTAATCGACGCAATGAGTCCCGTAAGATATTCATTTCGAAGCAACATAAATTCTTAAAAGCAATCGAGAAGTTGAATCAAAAAGAAGCAATCGATAATGATGATAAACGTGAAAATGCGAACGTTGATGGTAACAGCCCAATGGGTATGATGCTGCAATTTGGTTCGACCATTTCAAAAGAATTTGCCAAAGCATACCAAATGGATCAAGACTATTATGAAGCGCATGACTCCGGTCAAATCCATATTCACGATATGGATTTCTTACCAATGGGTACAACAACGTGCAATCAAATTAACTTAGAGCAATTGTTTGAGAATGGTTTCTCAACGGGTCATGGCCACTTGCGCAAACCAAAAGACATCATGTCTTATACAGCATTGGCTGCGATTGCAATCCAATCAAACCAAAACGATCAACACGGCGGTCAAAGTATTCCTGCATTTGATTACTACATGGCTCCGGGAGTTTTGCTTACTTTTAAAAAGCAATTGAAACAACGTATCTATGATTTCCTTGAAATATCCGAACTCTTGGATACTTCTGATATGAAAGGGATTATTAAGCATGTCGATAATCTTGATTCACTAACAATCGATACAAAAGAATTTGCAAAATTTGTAAATGACAATCCACAAGCGCTTCGTATCATTGATAAAGCCTACGATAAAGCAGTTCGTGTCACAGACCGCATCACATTCCAAGCTATGGAAGCATTTATCCATAACTTGAATACAATGCATTCACGTGCAGGGGCACAAGTTCCTTTCAGTTCAATCAACTTTGGAACTGACATTTCTCCTGAGGGACGTATGGTTGTTGAAAACTACCTAAAAGCCTTAGATAAAGGACTCGGAAAAGGTGAAACACCGATTTTCCCAATCTCAATTTTCAAGGTTAAAGAAGGTGTCAACTATTTCCCAGAAGATGTGAACTATGACTTGTTTAAACTCTCAATTAAAGTGTCAGCCAAACGATTGTTCCCAAACTTCTCGTTCATTGATTCCCCATTTAATAAGGAATACTATCGTGAAGGTAACTATGCGAGCGAAGTTGCTTACATGGGCTGTCGTACACGGGTTATGAGTGATATCAACGATCCTGAAGATCAAACCGTTGTCGGGCGTGGAAACTTGAGTTTCACTTCTCTCAACTTGGTACGATTGGGTATCAAACACGGAATTCTCAACAATGAAAAAGCAGATATGGTTGCGTTCTACGAAGAACTGGATCACTTGCTTGAACTCATGAAAGAGCAAATGTTGGAACGTTACCGTATCCAATGCAGTAAATCAACAGCAAATTTTAAGTTCCTACTGGGTCAAGGTGTCTGGAAGAATTCTAAATCACTCAAACCTAAAGATAATTTACACAAGGTTTACAAACATGGAACGCTTGCATTTGGATTTATCGGTCTTGCCGAATGTCTTAAGGCATTAACCGGTAAGCATCACGGCGAAAGCGATGCATCGCAAAAACTCGGTCTTGAGATTGTGCAATACATGCGCGACAAAGCCGATGCTTATGCACAAGAAACAAAGATGAACTTCTCACTAATCGCAACACCTGCGGAAGGTCTTGCCGGACGTTTTGTGGGAATTGATCGCTCAATCTTTGGAAACATCGAAGGCATTACCAACCGCGATTACTACACAAACTCATTCCATGTTCCTGTTTACTATGATATTTCAATCGCTGATAAACTGCGCCTAGAAGCACCATATCATGCAATGACAAATGGTGGGCACATCACCTATGTTGAATTGGATGGAGACACGACACAAAATCTTGAAGCATTCGAAGAAGTAGTCCGTCTCATGCACGATGCTCAAATTGGATACGGAGCTGTTAACCATCCCGTTGACCGTGATCCAGACTGTGGTTATACCGGAATTATCAACGATGAGTGTCCAAGCTGTGGCCGTCTTGAAACAGATGGTGACTACGGTTTCGAACGCATTCGCCGCATTACTGGTTACCTCGTTGGTACACTCGACCGCTTCAATGATGCGAAACGTTCCGAAGAGAACGACCGCGTTAAACACAATCTCTTATGA
- a CDS encoding helix-turn-helix transcriptional regulator, with protein MIIVRLDRVMADRKMTLRELSERTGISEVNLSKLKNSRVKAVRFSTLNAICTELKCQPRDIFEFVYDI; from the coding sequence ATGATAATTGTAAGATTGGATCGGGTTATGGCGGATCGAAAAATGACATTGCGTGAACTCTCGGAACGTACGGGTATTTCGGAGGTAAACCTCTCAAAACTCAAGAACTCACGTGTAAAGGCGGTTCGCTTTTCGACTCTCAATGCGATATGTACAGAATTAAAGTGCCAGCCGCGCGATATCTTTGAATTTGTATACGATATTTAA
- a CDS encoding metallophosphoesterase, whose protein sequence is MKLALMSDIHSTLPALQLALTDAKAMGVDYYIFLGDYVTDGFSDNEVVRLVAEHADLAILGNRDRALLHNDFDFNYNNQKPMHTSQQSLNSASVEYLSGLLDIRKVTIANTRFLIVHGDQFAELLDEKTQHRVYERLIEHYEFDICLYGHTHRVEDVMLHGKRFINPGTLGIPLDTPVFNYAILDLATNHLDVRTFESSLIFPRYEEDFRLSEYYTINPIWSELILESVRDGGNVVLPFLKYFREIHPNKTSESDHFNTDWELAFLNFRNNHKE, encoded by the coding sequence ATGAAACTTGCTTTGATGAGTGATATTCACTCTACCCTGCCTGCTTTACAACTTGCACTCACCGATGCCAAGGCAATGGGTGTCGACTATTACATTTTTCTCGGTGACTATGTTACGGATGGCTTCTCGGATAATGAAGTTGTTCGTCTTGTTGCTGAACACGCTGACCTTGCAATTCTTGGCAATCGTGATCGTGCACTCTTGCACAATGACTTTGATTTTAATTACAACAATCAAAAACCCATGCATACATCACAACAATCGCTCAACAGCGCAAGTGTTGAATACTTGAGTGGGTTATTGGATATTCGCAAGGTAACTATCGCAAATACACGTTTTTTGATTGTCCACGGCGACCAATTTGCAGAACTTCTTGATGAAAAAACACAACACCGCGTTTACGAGCGCCTTATTGAGCATTACGAGTTTGACATTTGTTTATACGGTCATACGCATCGGGTCGAAGATGTTATGTTGCATGGGAAACGATTTATCAATCCTGGAACACTTGGAATCCCGCTCGACACACCTGTATTTAATTATGCAATTCTTGATTTGGCTACGAATCATTTGGATGTTCGCACATTTGAGTCTTCGTTAATCTTTCCTCGCTACGAAGAGGACTTCCGACTGTCGGAGTATTATACAATAAATCCTATTTGGTCCGAACTTATTCTTGAATCCGTACGTGACGGCGGTAATGTTGTTCTACCATTCCTAAAATACTTTCGTGAAATCCATCCCAATAAAACATCCGAGTCCGATCACTTCAATACCGATTGGGAGCTCGCGTTTCTTAACTTTCGCAACAATCATAAAGAGTAA